Proteins encoded in a region of the Haloarcula sp. CBA1129 genome:
- a CDS encoding phosphoglycerol geranylgeranyltransferase, with protein sequence MSDWADWDHIVKIDPDKTLVDGETFEDVAATGTDAIEVGGTTGMTEEKMKRVVDACGKHDIPVYIEPSNPASVVHSDRHDGYLIPVVMNAGDVAWITGAHKEWIRMDDDIDWSRTFTEAYIVMNPEASVASYTQANCDLDADDVAAYAEAAEHLLGQEIVYVEYSGMLGDPDIVAAAADILDDATLFYGGGIHDYESARTMAQHADTIVVGDLVHDEGVDAVRETVKGAKDATATVK encoded by the coding sequence ATGAGCGACTGGGCGGACTGGGACCACATCGTGAAGATAGACCCCGACAAGACGCTGGTTGATGGAGAGACCTTCGAAGACGTCGCGGCGACGGGGACCGACGCCATCGAAGTCGGCGGGACCACCGGGATGACAGAGGAGAAAATGAAGCGGGTCGTCGACGCGTGCGGGAAACACGATATTCCCGTGTATATTGAGCCGTCCAACCCCGCGTCGGTCGTCCACAGCGACCGTCACGACGGCTATCTCATCCCGGTCGTGATGAACGCCGGCGACGTGGCTTGGATCACCGGCGCGCACAAGGAGTGGATACGCATGGACGACGATATCGACTGGTCGCGGACCTTCACCGAGGCCTACATCGTGATGAACCCGGAGGCATCGGTGGCGTCCTACACGCAGGCCAACTGCGACCTCGACGCGGACGACGTAGCCGCCTACGCCGAGGCGGCCGAACACCTGCTGGGGCAGGAAATCGTCTATGTGGAGTACTCGGGGATGCTCGGCGACCCCGACATCGTCGCCGCCGCTGCGGACATCCTCGACGACGCCACACTGTTCTATGGCGGTGGCATCCACGACTACGAGTCCGCTCGCACGATGGCACAGCACGCCGATACCATCGTCGTCGGCGACCTCGTCCACGACGAAGGCGTCGACGCGGTACGAGAGACGGTGAAGGGCGCGAAAGACGCGACGGCGACGGTCAAGTAG
- a CDS encoding ABC transporter ATP-binding protein: protein MTPPAIETDGLSKQYGETVAIDALNMTVEQGEVYGFLGPNGAGKSTTINLLMDYIKPTSGTARVLGHDPWNDVVACHQRIGICPDRFETYGSLSARRHLELVIDTKRADDDPQTLLERVGLADAIEKPAGEFSQGMEQRLALAMSLVGAPDLLILDEPFTGLDPHGVALVRDVVEAESERGTTVFFSSHVLGQVDLVCDRIGILYEGDLIVEGTLSALRDTCDLSSDATVEDIFMTLTDGSARATEGDA from the coding sequence GTGACGCCGCCGGCAATCGAGACCGACGGGCTATCGAAGCAGTACGGCGAAACTGTCGCGATTGATGCACTGAATATGACTGTCGAACAGGGCGAGGTGTACGGCTTCCTCGGCCCGAACGGCGCTGGCAAGTCGACCACAATCAATCTGCTGATGGACTACATCAAACCAACGTCTGGGACAGCGCGCGTTCTGGGCCACGACCCGTGGAACGATGTCGTCGCCTGTCATCAGCGCATTGGTATCTGCCCCGACCGCTTCGAGACGTACGGTTCGCTGTCCGCGCGGCGGCATCTCGAACTGGTGATCGATACGAAGCGTGCGGATGACGACCCACAGACACTGCTTGAGCGTGTCGGACTGGCCGACGCCATCGAGAAGCCTGCCGGCGAGTTCTCACAGGGGATGGAACAGCGGTTGGCACTCGCAATGAGTCTCGTCGGGGCACCGGACCTCCTGATTCTCGATGAGCCGTTCACCGGGCTTGACCCGCACGGCGTCGCGCTGGTGCGGGATGTTGTCGAAGCCGAGTCCGAACGCGGCACGACAGTGTTCTTCTCTAGCCACGTCCTCGGGCAAGTCGATCTGGTCTGTGACCGCATCGGGATTCTGTATGAGGGAGACCTCATTGTTGAGGGGACCCTGTCGGCGCTCCGGGACACCTGTGATCTTTCGTCTGACGCGACAGTCGAGGATATCTTCATGACACTAACCGATGGTTCCGCCCGCGCTACGGAGGGAGATGCATGA
- a CDS encoding Rieske 2Fe-2S domain-containing protein encodes MQRLTTVETVHEDGSWLFTAEDPYGDLEEVVLVPCEDGVEAWVNRCTHEAQRFDTGRGVPMRDDQLICPRHGSLFDACDGGCDNGDAAGTTLPGVEISETHGDVFLTDDDYTFAHEGGIDDDDGPSSTSHLQL; translated from the coding sequence GTGCAGCGACTTACGACAGTCGAGACGGTCCACGAGGACGGGTCGTGGTTGTTCACCGCCGAAGATCCATACGGCGACCTCGAAGAAGTCGTCCTCGTCCCCTGCGAGGACGGCGTCGAGGCGTGGGTGAACCGATGTACGCACGAGGCACAGCGGTTCGATACTGGACGGGGGGTCCCGATGCGCGATGACCAGCTCATCTGCCCCCGGCACGGCTCGCTGTTCGATGCCTGCGACGGCGGCTGCGACAACGGCGACGCCGCAGGGACGACGCTCCCCGGCGTCGAAATATCCGAGACCCACGGCGACGTGTTCCTCACTGACGACGACTACACGTTCGCCCACGAGGGCGGTATCGATGACGACGACGGTCCGAGTTCCACGTCCCACCTCCAGCTGTGA
- a CDS encoding ABC transporter permease, whose product MALPRWFPIARKEAVTLFKSKAIWILAPLLVVWGYGPTYESWDVLGPNVTVGFVQAAGSVLLPLGVLLLTYRSIIQERTSGSLKFLLGLPLTRTDILVGKVCGRSVGAVVPFALSTVVLGIIGGVKFGLFSPLRFIGVFLVTVLYIVVLVSVATAASAVTTSEVRVTAVLFGVFFLILTLLWRFIGASIYSAVTGTAANPFDPPADGLLFAILRISPGRAYRTVTNWILGVGNSGGQYTSVIDVMYPGLSTNEYVVDAAFSGQPVPVYLHESLGLVVLLLWGIVPLALAGYRFNRGDLA is encoded by the coding sequence CGAAAGCAATCTGGATACTTGCGCCCCTGCTCGTCGTCTGGGGGTATGGTCCAACCTACGAGAGTTGGGACGTACTTGGCCCGAACGTCACGGTCGGCTTCGTTCAGGCCGCTGGATCGGTCCTCCTCCCCCTCGGTGTGCTGTTGCTGACGTATCGGTCGATTATTCAGGAGCGTACATCGGGCAGTCTGAAGTTCCTGCTTGGACTGCCACTTACCCGGACTGATATCCTTGTCGGCAAAGTCTGCGGTCGGAGCGTCGGCGCTGTGGTGCCGTTCGCTCTGTCGACAGTCGTTCTCGGAATCATTGGCGGCGTCAAGTTCGGGCTGTTCTCGCCGCTACGTTTCATCGGCGTGTTCCTCGTGACAGTACTGTACATCGTTGTGCTCGTGTCGGTTGCGACAGCGGCATCGGCAGTCACGACCAGCGAAGTCCGTGTCACCGCCGTACTGTTCGGTGTCTTCTTTTTGATTCTGACACTTCTGTGGCGATTCATCGGTGCCAGTATTTATTCGGCTGTGACCGGAACCGCGGCCAATCCGTTTGACCCGCCGGCTGACGGTCTGTTGTTCGCCATCCTCCGAATCTCGCCGGGGCGCGCGTACCGAACAGTAACGAACTGGATACTCGGAGTTGGAAACTCCGGTGGCCAGTATACGTCTGTGATTGATGTCATGTACCCCGGTCTATCGACCAACGAGTACGTGGTTGATGCAGCCTTCAGCGGACAGCCAGTCCCGGTGTATCTCCACGAATCACTCGGCCTTGTCGTGCTCCTCCTCTGGGGGATTGTTCCGCTGGCACTGGCCGGTTATCGGTTCAATCGAGGTGATCTCGCGTGA